In Methanofollis sp., the following are encoded in one genomic region:
- a CDS encoding aldehyde ferredoxin oxidoreductase family protein, translated as MKGYADRLLEVDLSAGTCTPVPYPDDLKRDYLGCRGLGVRILSDGIDASTDPLGPENILVIATGPLTGTGVPLGSRFDVVTRSPLNGTLTSANSGGFFGKELKRAGFDAVVVRGKAKKPVYLWVHDGEAEIRDASGHWGLRVGETVRAIEAETDGPKTEVLCIGPAGEKVSLISSIMNETYRSAGRGGVGAVMGSKNLKAVAARGEGKIEVADPKALDAAKVAARRKLRENPVTGKGLPTYGTAILVNIINEHHILPTKNFQSGYDAEASAVSGEELADRYLKTKKCCHSCIVCCGRRTEIDGVEGDGPEYETVWAFGPDIGCHDLPMTIRANNLCNDLGLDTISVGGTIAAAMEMTEKGYYDAGINFGECEKVVPLIEAMGYRQGIGDDLADGSYAFASRHGHPELSMSVKKQELPAYDPRGLQGHGLAYATSVRGGDHVYAYLISPEVLGLPVPLDPFADEGKAEWTKAFQDLTGAIDASGICLFSSFALGADDYAALVRGVTGMAVTADDLMRIGERIWNLQQVFNLQTGYTKADDTLPPRLLTEPLKDGAPAGRVWEREPLLSEYYRLRGWDEEGVPTPEKLKDLGISVSPPLSRKKERTPHSLPAR; from the coding sequence ATGAAAGGATATGCCGACAGACTGCTGGAGGTCGACCTCTCGGCCGGGACGTGTACGCCGGTGCCGTACCCCGACGACCTGAAGAGGGACTATCTCGGGTGCAGGGGCCTCGGGGTCAGGATCCTCTCCGACGGGATCGACGCCTCCACCGACCCGCTGGGCCCGGAGAACATCCTGGTCATCGCCACCGGCCCCCTGACAGGGACGGGCGTCCCCCTGGGGTCGCGCTTCGACGTGGTGACGAGGTCGCCCCTGAACGGGACGCTGACGAGCGCGAACTCGGGCGGGTTCTTCGGGAAGGAACTGAAAAGGGCCGGGTTCGACGCGGTCGTCGTCAGGGGGAAGGCAAAAAAGCCCGTCTATCTCTGGGTCCACGACGGCGAGGCCGAGATCAGGGACGCCTCAGGCCACTGGGGCCTGCGGGTCGGGGAGACGGTCCGTGCGATCGAGGCCGAGACAGACGGCCCGAAGACCGAGGTGCTCTGCATCGGGCCTGCCGGGGAGAAGGTGAGCCTGATCTCCTCGATCATGAACGAGACCTACAGGTCGGCAGGGCGGGGCGGCGTCGGCGCGGTGATGGGGAGCAAGAACCTCAAGGCGGTTGCGGCCCGCGGTGAGGGAAAGATCGAGGTCGCCGACCCGAAGGCCCTCGACGCGGCAAAGGTCGCCGCCCGCAGGAAACTCAGGGAGAACCCGGTGACAGGGAAGGGCCTGCCCACCTACGGCACCGCCATCCTGGTCAACATCATCAACGAGCACCATATCCTGCCGACGAAGAACTTCCAGAGCGGGTACGACGCCGAGGCCTCCGCGGTCTCGGGCGAGGAACTCGCCGACCGGTACCTGAAGACGAAGAAGTGCTGCCACTCCTGCATCGTCTGCTGCGGGCGGCGGACCGAGATCGACGGGGTGGAAGGGGACGGCCCGGAGTACGAGACTGTCTGGGCCTTCGGGCCGGACATCGGCTGCCACGACCTCCCCATGACGATCCGGGCGAACAACCTCTGCAACGACCTCGGCCTCGACACCATCTCTGTCGGCGGCACGATCGCCGCGGCGATGGAGATGACGGAGAAGGGGTACTATGACGCGGGCATCAACTTCGGCGAGTGCGAGAAGGTCGTCCCCCTCATCGAGGCGATGGGATATCGACAGGGGATCGGCGACGACCTCGCCGACGGGAGTTATGCCTTCGCCTCCCGCCACGGCCACCCCGAACTCTCGATGTCGGTCAAGAAGCAGGAACTCCCGGCGTACGACCCGCGGGGCCTCCAGGGCCACGGCCTGGCGTACGCCACCTCTGTCCGCGGCGGCGACCATGTCTATGCCTACCTGATCTCGCCCGAGGTGCTCGGCCTGCCCGTGCCCCTCGACCCCTTCGCGGACGAGGGGAAGGCGGAGTGGACGAAGGCCTTCCAGGACCTCACCGGGGCGATCGACGCCTCGGGGATCTGCCTCTTCTCCTCCTTCGCCCTCGGGGCCGACGACTATGCCGCCCTGGTCCGCGGGGTGACGGGCATGGCCGTGACCGCGGACGACCTGATGCGGATCGGTGAGAGGATCTGGAACCTCCAGCAGGTCTTCAACCTGCAGACCGGGTACACGAAGGCCGACGACACCCTGCCCCCCCGCCTCCTCACCGAACCCCTCAAGGACGGGGCGCCGGCAGGGCGGGTCTGGGAGAGGGAGCCACTCCTCTCGGAGTATTACAGGCTGCGGGGCTGGGACGAGGAAGGTGTCCCGACGCCGGAAAAACTGAAGGACCTCGGGATCAGCGTGTCTCCCCCTCTGTCCAGGAAAAAAGAAAGAACACCGCACTCCCTGCCAGCCCGATGA